Below is a genomic region from Pleuronectes platessa chromosome 18, fPlePla1.1, whole genome shotgun sequence.
tagatagatggatagatagatagatagatagatagacagatagatagatagatagatggatatatagatagatagatagatagatagatagatagatagatagatagatagatagacagatagatagatagatagatagatagatagatagatagatagatagataaatagatagatagatagatagatagacagatagatagatagacagatagatagatagatagatagatagatagatagacagatagatagatagatagatggatagatagatagatagatagatagacagatagatagatagatagatagatagatagatagatagacagatagatagatagatagatggatatatagatagatagatagatagatagatagatagatagacagacagacagatagatagatagatagatagatagatagatagatagatagatagatagatagataaatagatagatagatagatagatagatagatagataaatagatatatagatagatagatagacagatagatagatagacagatagatagatagatagatagatagatagatagatagatagacagatagatagatagatagatagatagatagatagatagatagatagatagatagatagatagatagatagatagatagacagatagatagatagacagatagatagatagatagatagatagatggatagatagatagatagatagatagatagatagatagatagatagatagatagttagatagatagacagatagatagatagatagatggatagatagatagatagatagatagacagatagatagatagatagatagatagatagacagatggatagatagatagatggatatatagatagatagatagatagatagatagatagacagatagacagatagatagataaatagatagatagatagatagatagatagatagatagatagatagacagatagatagatagatagacagatagatagatagacagatagatagatagatagatagatagacagacagacagacagacagacagacagatagatagatagatagatagatagatagatagatagatagatagatagacagatagatagatagatagacagacagacagacagacagtaagacagacagacagacagacagacagacagacagacagatagatagatagatagatagacagacagatagataaatagatagatagatagatagatagacagatagatagatagatagacagacagacagacagacagacagacagatagatagatagatagacagatagatagatagatagacagatagatagatagatggatatatagatagatagatagatagatagatagacagatagataaatagatagacagacagacagacagatagatagatagatagatagacagatagatagatagatagatggatagatagatagatagatagatagatagatagatagatagatagatagacagatagataaatagatagatagatagatagatagatagacagatagatagatagacagatagatagatagatagacagatagatagatagatggatatatagatagatagatagatagatagatagatagatagacagatagataaatagatagacagacagacagacagatagatagatagatagatagatagatagacagatagatagatagatagatagatagatagatagatagacagatagatagatagacagatagataaatagacagatagatagatagatagacagatagatagatagattgatatatagatagatagatagatagatagacagatagataaatagacagacagatagataaatagacagatagatagatagatagatagacagatagacagatagatagatagacagatagataaatagacagatagatagatagatagacagatagatagatagattgatatatagatagatagatagatagatagacagatagataaatagacagacagatagataaatagacagatagatagatagatagatagatggatagatagatagatagatagatagatagatagatagatagatagatagatagacagatagacagatagatagatagacagatagataaatagacagatagatagatagatagacagatagatagatagattgatatatagatagatagatagatagatagatagacagatagataaatagacagatagatagatagatagacagatagatagatagatagatagacagatagatagatagatagataggcagatagatagatagacagatagatagatagatagatagatagatagatagatagatagatagatagatagatagatagacagatagatagatagatagacagatagatagatagacagatagatagatagatagatagatagatagacagacagacagacagacagacagatagatagatagatagatagatagacagatagatagatagattgatatatagatagatagatagatagatagatagatagacagatagatagatagatagatagatagatagatagatagatagatagatagatagatagatagacagatagatagatagacagatagatagatagatagatagacagacagacagacagacagacagacagacagtaagacagacagacagacagacagatagatagatagatagatagatagatagatagatagatagatagatagatagatagacagatagatagatagatagatagatagacagatagatagatagatagatagacagatagatagatagacagatagatagatagatagatagatagatagacagacagacagacagacagacagacagtaagacagacagacagacagacagacagacagatagatagatagatagatagatagatagatagatagatagatagacagatagatagatagatagatagatagatagacagatagataaatagatagatagatagatagatagacagatagatagatagatagatagatagacagatacagCAGCAGGACGGCTCCACCAGTATCAAACTCCACATGTGCGTCTGAAATGCAAACACTCGTAAAGCTCGGGGGTTAAAAGCGTCCTCCCACACGTCCAGACCTCTGCTCCTGTTCAGCTGTGACCTGCAGTAACACACTCGTGTTGACAGGTGTCAACAGACAGATGAACTCACACCAGACACACTGTGCCTGTAACTGATGCCAGCCTCCAGGGGACGTCAGACACATCCTGCACTTACATACGTCAACATGTGTCAACATACGTCAGCGAGCAGCTGAGGGACCGGCAGACATGTGAGACTTACAGGTGACAGATTAACTGCTGATTTctacaaattataaatatgatATATTACATGTGGGTCGCCACCgatttacacacactcacaaatatcagtATATCCCCTAAATATGCACGATTTTATTCATCAGGATCGATGAATTATAAATTATCAATATCAAAAACAGTGATGAATTATCTTGCATTGttaaaaaaagggagaaacatttcctggatccgccccctgatcctgaTCCAGATTCAACGTGGACATCAGTCACGtagtttctgtgtaatcctgatatcataataaaattaaaataaaaactgaatctCCTCATCAAGAAGTTCTCGTGATTCTGCCTCTGTCATGAACTTTTGAAAGACTTTCTGTTGTTTGGACTTTTTATGtgacttttcctttttgttttgtttcttgttatcatatcttttcttttcttgttgtttcttgtttcaCTCTGaagcttctttctttccttcctgtcgTTGTCTGCTCTCCTGTCATCACCTGAATTTAAACGTCCCAGTCCCAGTAAGTGGGAATAATTGAGTTTGTAGAAAACTAATAAATACAGATGCCTCACATCTGCCAAAGACACTGTTCAATGTGACTGACTCCACATTAGGAACATATCAAACCCACTGACTCTTCTCTGGATCCAGCCCACAGggcagcagagggaggacaggggaGGAGTAGAGGTGAGGACACAACACTGTGAGATATGAATCTACAATCAAGCtcgactgagacacacacacactcacacacacacacactcacacacacacacacacacacttctgtgcAGCAGATGGAGGATTCCCAGTCTGATAAAATGACGAGAAGGACATAAATCCTCGTTGGACGGATCTCTAGCTGCAGGACGGACGGACTGAACCTCAGCTGCAGAATGACAGTAAGTCCGAGCTGGTGCAGGGATTCAAACCCAAACATGCATGAGGGAACTGTCACATAATAAAGGGtcagttcattcattttctctctcagttTGGATGAATCATGCTTagagtttagttttttaatttcagCAACACGGGTGATGAGATTTAAACGTTTCTCTAAACTTTTAAATGAAGATATATTTCGGATCCCATGAAAATTCCCCTCTTAAAACCGTTTCCTGTGGATGATCCACTGTGACAGAAACAGTCAGATATTAATTTCATATATAGATTTGTCACAAGTTGGACAATTCAGACCTAAACTGCAGAACCTGCATTGAGAGACACTTTGTATTCGGTTGAACTGTCCCTTAAAAGTGTTGAGTCATCGATGGAgcagatttaaacattttagagacacaattacatttttatatggTATAAATGTTTTTCCATATCGTTGTATTAAATCCTgcaaagtaaaatatatatatatatatatatatatatatatatatatcttgttAAGCTATTAAGCTGTTAAACTTTGCTTCAGTGTGTGTTCTGAGGATCATGTGTTGAATCACAAAATCATTAATCCTATGAAACTAAACTCAATGTAATCTACACATAATTccacaaataatatatttatcatgAATAATTAATTCGCTTTCTAACTACAGATGTTTCAACatgaacatctgcttcattACATTCGTCCTTCAAAACTTATTTGATTGCAGACGATgttcaattatttttaattaattatcaaACCCAGTAACAATTGAAtgtaaatcttttatttaatccaTGAGGAGTGactgaaaaataaagtttcctctgcagcttaAAAAATGATTATGTATTTAATGCACTAATTGAAAAATGTTCATGTCATGTAACGGGAACATTTGAAAGGTTCAGCTGTTCTCTGGACGTGTGCCAGTGAtgacagacgtgtgtgtgtccctaTAGACACCTCtttacagccacacacacacacacacacacacacacacacacacatacacacacacacacacacacacacacatacacatacacatacacatacacatacacacagatgaaCATCTTGTCATTCATCACACTGACGTTTGTGGTCCACTGAGAtccttctccacacacacacacacacacacacacacacacacacacacacaaacgcacacacacaaacacacacacacacacatacacatacatacatacacacacacacacacagacacacacacacacacacacagacacacacacacacacacacatacacatacatacacacacacacagacagatgaacATCTTGTCATTCATCACACTGACGTTTGTGGTCCACTGAGATCCTTCTCCATGTAAAGACATCAGCAGGAtatttctaacacacacacacacacacacacacacacacacacacacacacacacacacacacacacacacacacacatacacacatacacacactctctctctctctttgtcttatGTAACTTGTCATCTCTCAGTGAAGTTGTTGCACTTCTGTCCTGAACAagatctcttcctcttcctctcatctaAACCTGAGTTCAGCAGTTGTGTAGTGTTGATTTATCGATTAAGAACCGAAATAAAAACATctaaaaagatatatatatatatcttcagCTGATATGGATTCCATTGAACtctcctccctgatctgaaaCTGTTGTCCTCTGGTGTTGAAACGTTTGTCTCGGACCCAAATAGCTCAGTAATTAGAGcacgacacaaacacagtgaggcCCAGAGTTCAGTTTCCACTCAGACCACCCGCACTAAaaatatatgcacacacacacacacacacacacatagggatTATACTTTGAGAATATGGGgtaacacagctacacacactgaACTGTCAGTTGATAAaaaccctcccccccctccctcggcTGGACGTAAAATGAGTCCAgaactctgtctctgtttgtctgagtGTAGGTGTGAACAAACGCCTCGTTGGGGGGGCTCTGAGTGGTTCTCTAATGACCTGTAATGAGCCGACACCAGATCCCAGCCCGGGCCCCAGGGCGCCAGCTGTGGTGGAAACATCGAGGttccacaaaacaaaacaaagatctGAGTGAGAGAGGATTTTATGAATCTATTAACAGACATATCTATAATACTGCTGCCAGCATCCCCATGACGACAATCATAATGACAACGGTTATGTTTGCATAGCAAAGAGCTGAGTGAGGTTCCTCTCTGAAGAGGAGCCGGACCACCTCTCTTCACTGGTGTGAGGGAGAAGTTAACTGGTCTTCATTGGGAAAGGATGTGAACTTTCAAGGAACAACATAAATAACATCCCCTTTATCCTCTGTCCTCGTGTCCAGGCCGCGGCGAAGCTTCTGGACGAGATGTGCCACCTGACGGCTCAGTCTCTGATACCGATGGACACATCGGAGCACTtccaggtcctgaagctgctcGGTGAGGGCTCGTATGGAAAGGTCATGCTGGCCGTGCACAGGAAGAGAGGTGAGGGAACTGACCCTTCATCATTAAAGCCTCAGAGGGTAAAGATGAGACCTGATGTCCTTGTGTCCTCCAGGGACGCCGATGGCTCTGAAGTTCTTCCCTCGGGAGTCCACCTCTCTGATCTCGTTCCTGAGGGAGTACaacctctctctgtccttctgtAGCCACCCCTCCCTCACCAGAGCGCTGGGAATCGCCTACTCCACGCCTTCGCACTACGTCTTCGCTCAGCAGGCCAGCCTCTTTGGAGACCTCTATGACATCATCTTGCCTGAGGTACACACTTGTTTCTGCCATTGAGTGAAATGATATCTTCATCACGGGGTTTCTGCCCCTGGAGGATTGTTGTTATTGACAAAGAACCAGTAAGGATTCTGTCGTTTTCCAACAGAGCTTTTCTGATAATACTCACACAACTTCTCCCCCCTTCCTCTCCAGGTGGGTATGGAGGAGGACAGCTGTCAGCGGGTGGTGTCCCAGCTGTGTGGCGCTCTGTCCCATCTGCACTCCCTTGGTTTTGTCCACAGGGACCTCAAGCCAGAGAACGTCTTCCTGTGTGACTCCGCCTGCCGCTGGGTCAAACTGGGAGACTTTGGCATGGTCAGTATTAAAGCATGTTTATTTACTGTGTCACATAACGCTATTAGCTATGTGTAGTTTGAGTCTGTTTAAGTTTAGATAGGACTTGAGGGGCCCGTACTTCCACCAAGGCTGATGTCAAAGCAGTTTACTATCCAGACTGTGGTGGCCGTCATATTCTAATTATTCTCATTATGAACCAAAACATGGTTTACACATAATAACATAAGAGATCCATTGGCCACCTagtccctctgctcctctccagaATGTTATGGGTTCTTCTTCCATGTCTCTCCCCTCCACAAAGTTTAATGGAAATCGTctgagtagtttttgcgtaaagTATTAGACAAAAACATTCCTCCTTGAATCTTCTACCGCAGGTGAAGGCCAGAGGCACCAGGGTCCCTGAGGTGTGGTACAGCTCCCCATACTGCACCCCCGAGGCCGAGACTGCTCGTGGGAATGAGGACAGCTGGAGCAGCATGAATGCCggtgaagaggagcagaagaagacgaGGGTTTGGGTTTCTGTGGAGCCCAGCACCGACAGCTGGGCCCTGGGAGTCCTGACCTACGCCATGCTCACCGGCAGTCACCCCTGGGCGGAGACAGCCAGCGACTGCCGCTCATACCTGAAATATCAGGAGTGGTTTGAGGGAGTGAAAAGTCCTGAAGATGAACCGGATCGGCctgaaggaggaaagaaagacagTGTTCCTGCAGCACCCCAGTTCGCCTGCTTCACTCCACTGGCCTGCTCCCTCTTCCTGTCGCTGCTCCACCCGCGAGCCGAGCTCCGAGGACAACCTGAGGACGCGTTGAGCTACCTCGGGGGGGACTGGAtgagggagcaggagagggagaggctggaggaggagaggaagaagagcagagggAAGGCAGACTTCAGAAGcatgagagagatggagggcagAGCGGAGCGATAGAGAAACGCTGGAGTTAggttcatgcttttattttgaaaaacctaTTACAGTTATAGGATCACAGTTATGGAATATAATTTAAGATAATTCTGATCAAGCTCAACAATCTGCTGCTCAAATGTGTAAAAGTTgatattctttgtttttctgtgtgtaaatAATCATGAACTTATCATGACTTCTGGTTTTACGGTTGTTTAGACAAAACCGGAAATTTGAAAGCTCAAGCACTTTTCACCATTTTTCAATATTAGTCAAAAATGGTCAtataagtttttttaaatgtatgttttaatCCGTCCTGCTTTAGCATCAATGAATTATAAACCTGTTTAAATATGATAAACAAATGCAAAACATTAGggtttcaaatatttaaaaactgtGGGAGACAAACTGCTTCTGTCAAGATCTGATTCCTTTTTGGCAGCTAATTCATCTagctatttttttattgatcaaAACTATTTATAACAGCAATAACTctatcttatatatatatcacatgaAAACTAATAGTGCGACAGCTGCATTTCTGGAGATGACCGGTGTTCAGTAGTAGAGTCGTGCCTCCATGTCCTTGGAAAAGATTCCCTCCTTCTATTTTTAGGTCTACGCTACTCAAAGTGTCATATGTCATAGTAGGCCGTGAACTGTTTATAGACCGAAGCCATAAACATAACCAGTTATTACACGACCACGTTGGTTCTCGGACTCTGGTTCAGGGGATGAAACTAGTTCTGCAGCTCGGAAATGTGATTTTATATCTGAGCTGTTCGTGGCTTTCttgcacttttttttgtttatgatTTCTCACATTAATTACAGAAATCATGATTCAGTtagttaaatataataataattgacaGTAATACTAGTTTTTGAAACTATGCGTGTAAAATACAGATACATACTCttgatataatataatgaaGACATAACAGAGATTTAGTGTTTTGGTGTTTGAACCTTTACAGGAGTTATGTATAAAGTGTACAAGGTAAACTACTTTCTGTGTAACTGTACCTATAATGCAGTAAAACTGCTGTTTTTTGTAAACAACTCTTCttgaatatatttgtttgtacaATAAACGGTCTGATGTTACATCACAAAGACTCACATCTGCAAGTGTTAGTCTTTAAATATGCTGACCTTAAAAAGCCATGGCTCGTATCCTTGTAAAATGATATTCTGATGCAACATGTCAGCCTCACTGacgacacccacacacagtgcAGCCATCTGGACGGCTTCCCCAGATGTTTGCAAAAATAGATCCAGGCTCTTAAATTTGACACGACAACCTttcagcagcgtgtgtgtggagccccccccccccgggtctGGGCTCTGGCCCCCGGCCCTGGCCTATGGCTCTGGTCTCCAGCTCTGGACCCCTGGCTCTGGCCCCCCGCTCTGGCCCCCTGCTCTAGACCCTGGCTCTGGCCCCCCGCTCTGGCccccggctctggcccctggctctggcccctggCTCTGGACCCTGGCTCTGGCCCCCCGCTCTAGACCCTGGCTCTGGCCCCCCGCTCTAGGCCCTGGCTCTGGCCCCCCCGCTCTAGACCCTGGCTCTGGACCCTGGCTCTGGTccccggctctggcccctggctCTGGGCCCCCGCTCTAGACCCTGGCTCTTGCCCCGGGCTCTAGCCCCGGGCTCTGGCCCCCGGCTCTGGCCCCCCGCTCTAGACCCTGGCTCTGGCCCCCCGCCCTAGACCCTGGCTCTGGACCCTGGCTCTTGACCCTGCCTCTGGCCCCCAGCTTTGGCCCCCCGCTCTAGACCCTGGCTCTGGACCCTGGCTCTGGTccccggctctggcccctggctCTGGACCCTGGCTCTGGTccccggctctggcccctggctCTGGGCCCCCGCTCTAGACCCTGGCTCTTGCCCCGGGCTCTAGCCCCGGGCTCTGGCCCCCGGCTCTGGCCCCCCGCTCTAGACCCTGGCTCTGGCTCCCCGCCCTAGACCCTGGCTCTGGACCCTGGCTCTGGACCCTGGCTCTGGCCCCCGGCTCTGGCCCCCCGCTCTAGACCCTGGCTCTGGCCCCCCGCCCTAGACCCTGGCTCTGGACCCTGGCTCTGGGCCCCCGGCTCTGGCCCCCCGCTCTAGACCCTGGCTCTGGCCCCCCGCCCTAGACCCTGGCTCTGGACCCTGGCTCTGGACCCTGGCTCTGGCCCCCGGCTCTGGCCCCCCGCTCTAGACCCCGGCTCTGGCCCCCCGCCCTAGACCCTGGCTCTGGCCCCCCGCTCTGGCCCCCCGCTCTGGCCCCTGGGCCATGCAGTCCTTCCAAGTTCCATCCTGGACACATTCCGTGAAGCAAATACAATCACCAGAGGCGGATTAGACACACTGCCACGAACAGGGATAACTGACACCACAGATCTACACACATCTCTGATCACATGAGAACTCACAGCTGCACTGGACCTGAATGCATGTGATGTGCATCGTGAGATCACTCCTCCAGCTGCTACAGATGATTTGCAAATAAGCAGATGAGGATAAATGTAAAGCTATTTCACAGTTTCCAGTTATCTCCAGCCAGACACTAATAAATGTCTCCGTTTCCTCGAGCCTGGGAAGGTGTCAGTACTACTGTGTGATTTATCTGCCAGAAAACATTTGATCTTTCACACTTGTATTGAAAAGGGACAGTCAGCAGCGGTTTACAGGGTGAGAGGAGGTCGGAGGAAGAGCAAGGACACACTGGCCAGTCTAATAAAAACCAGAGGAGGCGTAAATAACAACCCGcggtgaaaacaaacacaaaggagctgctgctgcaggatgaaTCCATCGGCCTATCTAAGGATGTGCATTCTAATCTTACCCACAGATCAACCTAAAAATAGAGACGTGACACAATCATTCAACTGAAACTCTAACCCACTGGGTTTTTATCTGCTGTTAACTTCTTCTCAGAACTGATGGAGCAAGAAAACCTTAAATCAAAACCCCTGCTGACATTCGTATTAACTAACAACAGCATGTTGTGTTGGACCTGTAGGAACTGGCTCTGTTCCAAATGAAAGCTCAGGGTCGTGGCAGCTCTTTATcacaggtgtggggggggggggggggggggggggtatatcaTAGATGTATGGACAATCGCAGACAATGAGACATGTTCCTGATTCGAGGCTGATGTGAGACTTCAACAATGAGTTATTATACAATCTTGGAGTTATTGTCTATACTTCTTCTCGttgttttaggtccagacatTAACATCTACATGCACATGGAAACACAAGTAAAAGCCGATAGCTGATGAATCTATCTGTTGTGTTGTCCACATGGTGTGTTTACCTGTGGGCCTCTAGGCCAGACGAGAAAAACTGCTTCAGAGGGATTTCAGCCCCAAAActgtgcatattcaaattcagattgtatttattaatattaatcatCACACTGACTCTAGTGTCACTTATTTGGACGTAAAGATTTCAGCTCAATTTGCTCAATCTGTGCAATTAGGACAATATAttgacagattaaaaaaaatgtggccaaactgaaaacataaatgaTCCTAGATCTGAAAACAAGGCTTTAGTTTAAACAATCCTAACATTCAAACCAAATCTGGGTTTAAATCAAATCTACATTCAATTGATCAGATGAGTGTGTGACAGGATGctaatgcaggatgtgtgtacTCACACCTACACAAGCCTAAtacaaaacctcacacacatccACTTTCCATGCGCACCGCTGACACACAGGCGTCGTTTCAGGTTTCACGAACACGTCAGAGCAGAAAGTGGCCATGAGTGAGTCTAACCtttcacctttgaccccttcgccccccccccccatatcccAACAGCACCTAAATCATCCTCACACCAAATCCTGGTCCGCCCCTGGTTTCAGCAAAGTTCAAATAAAGACATCAGCTGTGAGGGGGAGCGACCCAAGTCATCTCCCCAACCAGCCGGAGCCAAAACCAATGAATTAGCAAGCTTGTTATTGGGAGACAGTTTAATTCCAAGGGGGCGAgggggtggggcggggggggagggcTGGGGGGGACACTAACCGGTCCCATCCAAACTCCTCTCCTGACATTTCACCTGATCTGTTGCGTTAGCGCTGCGTCTGAAGAATGTGTAACagtgtctctgagtgtgtgtatatttatctaGTCTAAGTATGTGAGGGaaagtgagaaaagaaaaagacagttGTTGACAAGAGGGCACGTCATAAATATATCATTGAATTTAACAGTCATAAAAGGTTCATATTCAGTTATATATGTGGCACATTATTGATCCATACAAGTATTACATGGACTGTATTTGCATTAACGTGATTGGCTAACACAGGTACTGGATGAAACCTGATTCGATTGGCCGGGGCCTGTGCAGCCGATTGAAAAGCAAAGGAACCAGAGTCACAGTGACTCATACATCTGAGTGCTCTGTTACATTTCTCATTAACCACCAATCTCTTCATAAAGAGCTTTTCTACCACTGTCGCTAAAAACGCATCAATACGTTTTACCTGACCTTGAATTTAACGAGTTCTTTAATTAACTTTAATTAACGAGTTCTTCTTCTCGATACCTTATTTGGATCTGGAGCTGGCAGCTGATGTCCTGTAACGGGGACACGTCGTTTTCAGACTGCGACACCGTCTCTGGCACTGACGGAGAATTCTTCATCCCAGAGGCTCTCGACTTCGGGTCCAGATTAATAAATGTACTTGTCTGTTTAGTTTATGAAGTGCTGATGTCTAAGGCTAAGATTAGACGACTGGATAAGATTCTACATCGTGACCTACAAGTCTCCACGAGTGCGTTGGCCAACTGGTGCAGACAGACTGACTCTGGGATGTGACCACAATCTGT
It encodes:
- the si:ch211-171h4.3 gene encoding serine/threonine-protein kinase SBK2; amino-acid sequence: MGSQPGPQGASCGGNIEAAAKLLDEMCHLTAQSLIPMDTSEHFQVLKLLGEGSYGKVMLAVHRKRGTPMALKFFPRESTSLISFLREYNLSLSFCSHPSLTRALGIAYSTPSHYVFAQQASLFGDLYDIILPEVGMEEDSCQRVVSQLCGALSHLHSLGFVHRDLKPENVFLCDSACRWVKLGDFGMVKARGTRVPEVWYSSPYCTPEAETARGNEDSWSSMNAGEEEQKKTRVWVSVEPSTDSWALGVLTYAMLTGSHPWAETASDCRSYLKYQEWFEGVKSPEDEPDRPEGGKKDSVPAAPQFACFTPLACSLFLSLLHPRAELRGQPEDALSYLGGDWMREQERERLEEERKKSRGKADFRSMREMEGRAER